From a single Helicovermis profundi genomic region:
- a CDS encoding ABC transporter permease, with product MREKIKKYKVSLILILFLPILVNVLTLFIMNDKQLKEIPMGVYIGDNTSLTRTIVNSFDNNETFGLKYYASSPEEVEELMKEGKILYGLVIPKNFTKDLKDMKRPKLMTVIDGSQLSSASFTKIRSSEILLTIKTGAMISSFEGKFSMPSSVALNTARPIETNVRLLGNPTRNYVNFLLPGFMTALVQIGIAMTASVAFIAKKGKDMYKNLFENIAFYTIAGFVAMITIIFIQVRFFKVPLVANVPSIMLLTFVFSLSVTLVSQFISAVINNRVLASQVAAIWFIPSSILSGYTWPLSSMPQFYQKLAYYMPYTHYGETLRDLMLRGSSNTFNQDISVLAIISIVSFGLIVLFSSFGIEIKLKDKEEISYES from the coding sequence ATGAGAGAAAAAATAAAAAAATATAAAGTGTCTCTTATCTTAATACTTTTTCTTCCGATACTTGTAAACGTTCTAACGCTTTTTATAATGAATGATAAACAGCTAAAAGAAATTCCAATGGGTGTTTATATTGGTGATAATACTTCTTTAACAAGAACTATAGTAAATAGTTTTGATAATAATGAAACATTTGGTCTTAAGTATTATGCATCAAGCCCAGAAGAAGTAGAAGAACTTATGAAAGAGGGTAAAATTCTTTATGGATTAGTTATTCCGAAAAACTTTACAAAAGATCTTAAAGATATGAAAAGGCCAAAGCTTATGACAGTTATTGATGGTAGTCAGCTTTCAAGTGCATCATTTACAAAAATACGATCGAGTGAGATACTTCTTACAATAAAAACAGGAGCGATGATAAGTTCATTTGAAGGAAAATTTAGTATGCCTTCTAGTGTCGCTCTTAACACTGCTAGACCAATTGAAACTAATGTACGCTTGCTTGGAAATCCTACAAGAAATTATGTTAATTTTCTTCTTCCGGGTTTTATGACTGCACTTGTTCAAATTGGTATTGCAATGACAGCCTCAGTAGCTTTTATTGCAAAAAAAGGTAAAGATATGTATAAAAATCTATTTGAAAATATTGCTTTTTATACAATAGCAGGATTTGTTGCGATGATAACGATTATATTTATTCAAGTTAGATTTTTTAAAGTTCCATTAGTAGCTAATGTACCGAGTATAATGCTTCTAACATTTGTTTTTTCATTATCAGTTACATTAGTTAGTCAGTTTATTTCGGCAGTAATTAATAATAGGGTATTGGCGTCGCAAGTTGCAGCTATTTGGTTTATTCCAAGTTCAATTCTTTCTGGCTACACTTGGCCGCTTTCTTCAATGCCACAGTTTTATCAGAAATTAGCATACTATATGCCCTATACACATTATGGTGAAACTCTTAGAGATTTGATGCTTCGTGGTAGTTCGAACACATTCAATCAAGATATTAGTGTATTAGCAATTATATCAATTGTTTCATTTGGATTAATAGTATTATTTAGTTCATTTGGAATTGAGATTAAATTAAAAGATAAGGAGGAAATTTCTTATGAGTCTTAA